A genome region from Cinclus cinclus chromosome 29, bCinCin1.1, whole genome shotgun sequence includes the following:
- the GPAT4 gene encoding glycerol-3-phosphate acyltransferase 4, with protein sequence MFLLLPFDSLVVNLLGISITVLFTLLLVFIIVPAIFGVSFGIRKVYMKTLLKIFQWATLRIERGAKEKNHPLYKPYVNGIIAKEPTSLEEEIKEIRRSGSGKALDTPEFELSDIFYFCRKGIETIMDDEVTKRFSAEELESWNLLSRTNYNFQYISLRLTVLWGLGVLIRYCFLLPLRIALAFTGISLLVTGTTVVGYLPNGRCKDFLSKHVHLMCYRICVRALTAIITYHDRENRPRNGGICVANHTSPIDVIILASDGYYAMVGQIHGGLMGVIQRAMVKACPHVWFERSEVKDRHLVARRLTEHVQDKSKLPILIFPEGTCINNTSVMMFKKGSFEIGATVYPVAIKYDPQFGDAFWNSSKYGMVTYLLRMMTSWAIVCSVWYLPPMTRQPEEDAVQFANRVKSAIARQGGLVDLLWDGGLKREKVKDAFKEEQQKLYSKMIVGSHEDRSRS encoded by the exons AtgttcctcctgctcccctttGACAGCTTAGTGGTTAATCTCTTGGGGATTTCCATAACTGTCCTCTTCACTCTGCTTCTGGTTTTCATTATTGTGCCAGCAATTTTTGGAGTCTCCTTTGGCATCCGCAAGGTTTACATGAAAACTTTATTAAAGATTTTTCAG TGGGCGACACTGAGAATAGAGCGTGGTGCCAAGGAGAAGAATCATCCGTTGTACAAGCCCTATGTCAATG GTATCATTGCAAAGGAGCCAACGTCGCTGGAGGAGGAGATCAAGGAGATCCGCCGGAGTGGCAGTGGCAAAGCCCTGGACACCCCTGAGTTTGAGCTCTCAGATATCTTCTATTTCTGCCGCAAAGGCATCGAGACCATCATGGATGATGAAGTGACCAAGAGGTTCTCAGCTGAAGAGCTGGAGTCCTGGAACCTGCTCAGCAGAACCAACTACAACTTTCAGTACATCAGCCTGCGCCTCACGGTGCTCTGGGGACTTGGTGTGCTCATCCGCTACTGCTTCCTTCTGCCCCTCAG GATAGCCCTGGCATTTACTGGCATCAGCTTGTTGGTGACTGGTACCACAGTGGTGGGATATTTGCCAAATGGAAG gtgTAAGGACTTCCTGAGCAAACACGTACACCTGATGTGTTACCGGATCTGCGTGCGTGCCCTCACAGCCATCATCACCTACCATGACAG AGAAAACAGACCCCGAAATGGAGGCATCTGTGTGGCCAATCACACCTCCCCCATTGATGTGATCATCCTGGCCAGCGATGGCTACTATGCAATG GTGGGTCAGATCCATGGAGGGCTCATGGGTGTGATACAGAGAGCCATGGTGAAAGCTTGTCCCCACGTGTGGTTCGAACGCTCTGAGGTCAAAGATCGTCACCTCGTCGCCAGAAG GCTCACAGAACACGTCCAGGACAAAAGCAAACTGCCCATTCTTATTTTTCCAGAAG GAACATGCATCAACAACACATCTGTGATGATGTTCAAAAAGGGGAGCTTTGAAATTGGAGCCACAGTTTACCCTGTAGCCATCAAG TATGACCCACAGTTTGGAGATGCCTTTTGGAACAGCAGCAAGTATGGCATGGTCACCTACCTCCTCAGGATGATGACCAGCTGGGCCATCGTCTGCAGTGTCTGGTACTTGCCCCCAATGACCAGGCAG CCTGAAGAGGATGCAGTGCAATTTGCCAATCGAGTGAAGTCAGCCATTGCCAGGCAGGGGGGCCTTGTGGATCTGCTGTG GGATGGAGGACTGAAAAGAGAGAAGGTGAAAGACGCGTTCAAGGAGGAGCAACAGAAACTCTACAGCAAAATGATTGTAGGCAGCCATGAGGACCGGAGCCGCTCCTGA